The following are from one region of the Moritella sp. 24 genome:
- a CDS encoding DUF58 domain-containing protein: MSAINVTIKELQQYSYQANSILANKTLAKAKLAGGHLSPIKGRGMEFNECRQYQPGDDIRSIDWRITARTGKTYCKLFSEEKERPVYMLLDLSSSMYFGSQYRLKSAQACHLTALLAWATKHKSDRVGGVIIGAFGHKELKPQRQQRGIMQLLSEAVTLHNLQLEPSSINDNEPSSAESLSGALTRLRLLCKTGSHIMIISDFLNLDDKAQKQLALLKRHNEVEAWQIYDPLELSLPHISGNVRLAVSDGKQQGFVSPSNAENRLKYQQQADLKQQALRQIMNRYGIRHHRISSGESLLSQIKGNK, encoded by the coding sequence ATGTCAGCAATCAATGTCACGATAAAAGAATTACAACAATACAGCTATCAAGCCAACAGTATCTTAGCGAACAAAACCTTAGCGAAAGCAAAGTTGGCGGGCGGTCATTTATCACCAATAAAAGGCCGAGGCATGGAGTTTAACGAATGTCGTCAATACCAACCCGGTGATGATATTCGCAGTATTGATTGGCGCATTACCGCTCGCACAGGTAAAACCTACTGTAAATTATTCAGTGAAGAAAAAGAACGCCCTGTTTATATGCTACTCGACCTTTCTTCAAGCATGTATTTTGGTAGTCAGTATCGATTGAAATCAGCTCAAGCTTGTCATTTGACAGCACTACTTGCGTGGGCAACAAAACATAAAAGCGATCGTGTGGGTGGGGTAATCATTGGTGCTTTTGGCCATAAAGAATTAAAACCACAGCGCCAACAGCGTGGCATTATGCAATTATTGAGTGAAGCAGTCACTTTACATAATCTACAACTAGAACCGTCATCTATAAATGATAATGAACCAAGCTCTGCAGAATCCCTTTCGGGTGCGCTCACTCGTTTACGCTTGCTGTGTAAAACCGGTAGCCATATTATGATCATCAGTGATTTTCTGAATCTTGATGACAAAGCACAAAAGCAACTCGCGTTGTTAAAACGCCATAACGAGGTTGAAGCTTGGCAGATTTACGACCCTTTAGAGCTTTCTCTCCCTCACATTTCTGGTAACGTGCGCCTCGCTGTTTCTGATGGTAAACAACAAGGCTTTGTTAGCCCGAGTAATGCAGAAAACCGTCTGAAATATCAACAGCAAGCCGATTTAAAACAACAAGCATTAAGACAAATAATGAATAGATATGGTATTCGCCACCACAGAATAAGTAGCGGTGAGTCATTATTAAGTCAAATTAAAGGTAATAAATAA
- the fadJ gene encoding fatty acid oxidation complex subunit alpha FadJ: MSQQDKTFSLEIREDKIGVLTMDVPGETMNTLRAEFADEISDLMKEIKSNSDLQGLVLISGKKDSFVAGADVTMIDACETAADAEKLSLEGHRVMGELEALNIPVVAAIHGPCLGGGLELALACHIRVCTESTKTALGVPEVMLGLLPGSGGTQRLPRLIGVAKSLDLMLTGKQIRAKQALKMGLVDEVVPNTVLLEVAVKLAKKGKIERKLKRDLTSKLLETNKFGRNIMFDQAAKQTFSKTRGNYPAPEAILEVVKVGQEKGFEAGLKLEAKRFAELAMTSESASLRGIFFATTEMKKEDGVEGVAPKKVKKAIVLGGGLMGGGIANVTATKAKVPVRIKDIAPQGLLNAQKYTYDILNKKVKRRFMSKAEMQSQLAMITGTTEYTGVKSADIVIEAVFEDLKLKHQMVADIEANCNENTIFASNTSSLPITQIASEAKRPENVIGLHYFSPVDKMPLAEIITHEGTSDQTISTTVEFARKQGKTPIVVKDGAGFYVNRILAPYMNEAARVILEQEPIEAVDKALVDFGFPVGPVTLLDEVGIDVGAKIGPILTKELGSRFEAPAAFDKLLADDRKGRKNEKGFYLYGKKAKKGKKQVDESIYKLFNLKPEATMDPKALAERAVLLMLNEAARCLDEGILRSARDGDIGAIFGIGFPPFLGGPFHYMDSIGIAELVDKLERHQDKYGERFAPCELLTAMAKEGKKFYN, translated from the coding sequence ATGAGTCAGCAAGATAAAACATTTTCACTTGAGATCCGTGAAGATAAAATTGGCGTTCTAACAATGGACGTACCCGGCGAAACGATGAACACTTTACGTGCAGAGTTCGCTGATGAAATCTCTGATTTGATGAAAGAAATCAAATCAAATTCAGACCTTCAAGGTCTAGTTTTGATCAGTGGCAAGAAAGACAGCTTTGTTGCTGGTGCTGACGTTACTATGATTGATGCGTGTGAAACGGCTGCAGATGCAGAGAAGTTATCACTTGAAGGTCACCGCGTTATGGGTGAACTTGAAGCATTAAACATTCCCGTTGTTGCTGCTATCCACGGACCTTGCTTAGGTGGTGGTTTAGAATTAGCACTTGCTTGTCATATTCGTGTATGTACAGAAAGTACTAAAACAGCATTGGGTGTACCTGAAGTTATGCTAGGTCTATTACCTGGTAGTGGTGGTACACAGCGTCTACCTCGTCTAATCGGCGTGGCTAAGTCACTTGATTTGATGCTGACGGGTAAACAAATCCGTGCTAAACAAGCGCTTAAAATGGGCCTTGTTGATGAAGTTGTACCTAATACAGTTCTACTTGAAGTTGCTGTTAAGCTTGCTAAAAAAGGTAAGATTGAGCGTAAACTGAAACGTGATCTGACTAGTAAGCTATTAGAAACGAATAAATTTGGTCGTAACATCATGTTCGATCAAGCTGCAAAGCAAACGTTTTCTAAAACGCGTGGTAACTACCCAGCGCCAGAAGCTATTCTAGAAGTGGTTAAAGTTGGTCAAGAAAAAGGTTTTGAAGCAGGTTTAAAACTTGAAGCAAAACGTTTTGCAGAACTTGCAATGACATCTGAATCAGCATCACTACGTGGCATTTTCTTTGCTACTACAGAGATGAAGAAAGAAGATGGTGTTGAAGGTGTTGCACCGAAGAAAGTGAAAAAAGCAATCGTACTTGGTGGCGGCTTAATGGGTGGCGGTATCGCTAACGTTACTGCAACTAAAGCGAAAGTACCTGTGCGTATTAAAGATATTGCACCACAAGGTCTGCTTAACGCACAAAAGTACACGTATGATATTCTAAATAAGAAAGTTAAACGTCGCTTTATGTCTAAGGCTGAAATGCAAAGTCAACTGGCTATGATCACTGGTACGACTGAGTATACTGGCGTGAAGAGTGCTGACATTGTTATTGAAGCGGTATTTGAAGATCTTAAATTGAAGCACCAAATGGTAGCGGATATTGAAGCTAACTGTAACGAAAATACTATTTTCGCATCAAACACGTCTTCTTTGCCTATTACTCAGATTGCGTCTGAAGCGAAACGTCCTGAAAATGTAATTGGTTTGCATTACTTCAGCCCTGTAGACAAAATGCCACTTGCTGAAATTATTACGCATGAAGGCACGTCTGACCAAACTATCTCTACAACTGTTGAATTTGCCCGTAAACAAGGCAAAACGCCAATCGTTGTTAAAGATGGTGCAGGTTTCTATGTAAACCGTATTCTTGCGCCTTACATGAACGAAGCTGCACGCGTAATCTTAGAACAAGAGCCAATCGAAGCGGTTGATAAAGCCCTTGTTGATTTTGGTTTCCCAGTTGGTCCTGTAACGCTTCTTGATGAAGTCGGTATCGATGTGGGTGCTAAGATTGGTCCAATCTTAACGAAAGAGCTAGGTAGCCGTTTTGAAGCGCCTGCAGCATTCGATAAGTTACTGGCTGATGATCGTAAAGGTCGTAAGAACGAGAAAGGTTTCTACCTTTACGGTAAGAAAGCGAAGAAGGGTAAAAAGCAAGTTGATGAATCAATCTACAAGCTATTCAATCTGAAACCTGAAGCGACAATGGATCCTAAAGCACTTGCAGAACGTGCGGTATTATTAATGCTGAACGAAGCGGCACGTTGTCTTGATGAAGGTATTCTACGTAGTGCGCGTGATGGTGACATCGGTGCAATCTTCGGTATTGGTTTCCCTCCATTCCTAGGTGGTCCATTCCACTATATGGATTCAATCGGTATTGCTGAACTTGTTGACAAACTTGAACGTCATCAAGATAAATACGGTGAGCGTTTTGCACCGTGTGAATTGCTTACAGCAATGGCGAAAGAAGGTAAAAAATTCTATAACTAA
- a CDS encoding MoxR family ATPase, translating to MPKTNFNQLRGYLNSQILGQAKLVDNLLIALLADGHILVEGPPGLAKTRAVKALADSLEANFHRIQFTPDLLPADLTGTDIYRAETGTFDFQPGPLFHNIVLADEINRAPAKVQSALLEAMAEQQITVGNKTMLLPKLFMVMATQNPIEQEGTYPLPEAQLDRFMLHLEIDYPDKDTELQILRLATQEAQQHTSAPITQISQQAIMQAREEVLNIHLAPALEHYLVDLIMATRHPETLDAQLASWITFGASPRATISLARCVRARAWLHGRDHVLPEDIQACLYPILRHRLLLSFEAEADGITANQVIDRILSLIALS from the coding sequence ATGCCAAAAACGAACTTTAATCAATTAAGAGGCTATCTTAACAGCCAAATCCTTGGGCAAGCTAAGCTTGTCGATAATTTATTAATAGCGCTACTCGCAGATGGTCACATATTAGTTGAGGGACCACCTGGGTTGGCTAAAACACGTGCAGTAAAAGCACTCGCCGATAGCTTAGAAGCCAATTTCCATCGTATTCAATTTACACCCGATTTACTGCCTGCGGATTTAACTGGTACTGACATTTACCGTGCCGAAACCGGCACCTTCGATTTTCAACCCGGTCCCCTATTCCACAATATTGTACTTGCAGACGAGATTAACCGTGCACCTGCTAAGGTACAGTCTGCACTGCTAGAAGCTATGGCCGAACAGCAGATAACCGTTGGCAACAAAACCATGTTATTGCCAAAGCTATTTATGGTAATGGCAACGCAGAACCCAATTGAGCAAGAAGGCACGTATCCACTACCAGAAGCCCAGCTCGATCGCTTCATGCTACATCTGGAAATTGACTACCCAGATAAAGACACTGAATTACAGATTTTACGTTTAGCAACACAAGAAGCACAGCAACATACCAGTGCTCCAATAACCCAAATAAGCCAACAAGCAATCATGCAAGCGCGAGAAGAAGTGCTCAATATTCACCTTGCTCCCGCACTCGAACATTATCTTGTTGATTTGATCATGGCGACTCGACACCCTGAAACATTAGATGCGCAACTGGCCAGCTGGATCACCTTTGGTGCAAGCCCCCGTGCAACGATATCCCTTGCCCGTTGTGTGCGTGCTCGCGCATGGTTACACGGTCGTGACCATGTATTACCAGAAGATATTCAAGCTTGCCTCTACCCAATTTTACGTCATCGCTTGTTATTAAGTTTTGAAGCAGAAGCCGATGGTATTACAGCCAATCAAGTCATTGACCGTATTTTGTCATTAATTGCACTTTCGTAA
- a CDS encoding DUF4381 domain-containing protein — translation MDPLAQLKDIHLPAPVSAWPLSLYWWLVIIAVLLMIGLTAYGISRYIKKTRLTRLALAELLQMQQQGCDVNDLHHLLKRITLTSYSRETVASLHGEAWLNFLDQQASSKKHVFTAFSENTALWTLDLYSAKPNVIANTLHFKTCRDWIKKTPLMPVDCNVNNKLKHRVEKSVENSNV, via the coding sequence ATGGATCCGTTAGCACAATTAAAAGATATTCATTTGCCTGCCCCAGTATCGGCTTGGCCCTTATCATTGTATTGGTGGCTCGTTATTATAGCAGTACTATTGATGATAGGATTAACAGCCTATGGCATATCTCGCTATATCAAAAAAACACGATTAACACGCCTAGCTTTAGCTGAGTTACTCCAAATGCAACAACAGGGTTGTGATGTTAATGACCTGCATCACCTGCTTAAACGTATTACGCTAACCAGTTATTCGCGTGAAACAGTCGCCTCTTTACACGGTGAAGCCTGGCTAAACTTTCTCGACCAACAAGCCAGTTCTAAAAAGCATGTCTTTACTGCATTTTCAGAAAATACAGCATTATGGACACTTGATTTATACAGCGCAAAACCAAACGTAATCGCTAATACATTACATTTTAAAACGTGCCGAGACTGGATAAAGAAAACACCACTTATGCCTGTCGATTGCAATGTGAACAACAAGCTTAAGCACAGAGTGGAAAAAAGTGTGGAGAACAGTAATGT
- a CDS encoding SDR family oxidoreductase has translation MKYLVTGGTGFIGRFLIERLVEREDALVHVLTRKGSEHKFNALQDRVHKSVKNRIKMVTGDITKENLGIDEQWLAEQTDQIDNVYHLAAIYDMKADAESQETANVVGTRNAVEASVKIKAKSFHHVSSIAAAGLFNGTFYEDMFEEAENMENPYLRTKHISEKVVRDECSIPFRIYRPGMVVGHSKTGEIDKVDGPYYFFKLLKKIRETIPAWMPMIGVEGRRLNIVPVDYVADAIDFISHKEDVHSNCFHLVDPKPFKVGEVLNIFATAGNAPKTAFRIDSRIANFLPASVRQAITHLPAVKQLTEGVLNDLGIPKDVLNFLNYPTSFDDRETARALEGSNIKVPRLDAYAPAVWDYWERNLNDDLINDMTLKGNVSGKTIVITGASSGIGEATALKLAPTGAKLILVARDVTKLEATQAQIKELGGEAHIYSCDISDMESCDVLVKSVLEEHKFVDVLINNAGRSIRRSIDLSFDRFHDYERTMQLNYFGSIRLIMGFSPSMLDRKQGHVINISSIGVLTNAPRFSAYVASKAALDAFTRCAASEFSDRNVNMTTINMPLVRTPMIGPTKVYDNVPTLAPSEAADLIAQAIIRKPKRIATKVGIMSEVLYSLFPKVSEIIMNTGYRMFNDSAAAKGKIEDKEEPTQASTEQVAFAAIMRGVHW, from the coding sequence ATGAAATACTTAGTTACCGGTGGTACAGGGTTTATTGGTCGATTCTTAATTGAACGTCTAGTAGAGAGAGAAGATGCACTAGTTCACGTCTTAACTCGTAAGGGCTCAGAACACAAATTCAATGCACTGCAAGACCGCGTGCATAAAAGTGTTAAAAATCGTATCAAGATGGTTACTGGTGATATCACTAAAGAAAACTTAGGGATTGATGAACAGTGGTTAGCTGAACAAACTGACCAAATTGATAACGTTTATCACCTTGCTGCAATCTACGATATGAAAGCAGATGCAGAATCTCAAGAAACGGCCAACGTTGTTGGTACACGTAATGCTGTTGAAGCATCAGTTAAAATCAAAGCAAAAAGCTTCCATCACGTAAGCTCTATTGCTGCAGCTGGTTTATTCAATGGTACTTTCTACGAAGACATGTTTGAAGAAGCTGAAAATATGGAAAACCCATATCTTCGAACTAAACATATCTCAGAGAAAGTTGTACGTGATGAGTGTTCTATCCCTTTCCGTATTTACCGTCCAGGTATGGTTGTAGGTCACTCTAAAACAGGCGAAATCGACAAAGTTGATGGCCCATATTATTTCTTCAAACTATTGAAAAAAATCCGTGAAACAATTCCAGCATGGATGCCAATGATTGGTGTTGAAGGCCGTCGTCTTAATATCGTTCCTGTTGATTACGTTGCCGATGCAATTGACTTTATTAGTCATAAAGAAGACGTTCACAGCAACTGCTTCCACCTTGTTGATCCAAAACCGTTTAAGGTTGGTGAAGTACTTAATATCTTCGCTACAGCAGGTAACGCACCAAAAACAGCATTCCGTATTGATTCACGTATTGCTAATTTCTTACCAGCGTCAGTACGCCAAGCAATTACGCATTTACCAGCAGTAAAACAGCTTACTGAAGGTGTATTAAATGACCTTGGTATACCAAAAGACGTATTAAACTTCCTAAACTACCCAACCAGCTTCGATGACCGTGAAACAGCACGTGCACTAGAAGGTTCAAATATCAAAGTGCCTCGCTTAGATGCTTATGCACCAGCGGTATGGGATTATTGGGAACGTAACCTAAATGATGATCTAATCAATGACATGACCCTGAAAGGTAATGTAAGTGGTAAAACGATTGTTATCACAGGTGCAAGTTCTGGTATTGGTGAAGCGACAGCATTAAAACTAGCACCAACAGGCGCTAAATTAATTCTTGTAGCACGTGATGTAACAAAACTTGAAGCAACACAGGCTCAAATTAAAGAACTTGGTGGTGAAGCACATATCTACTCATGTGATATTTCAGATATGGAATCATGTGATGTATTAGTTAAAAGTGTACTTGAAGAGCATAAATTTGTTGATGTGTTAATCAATAATGCGGGTCGCTCAATCCGTCGCTCAATTGATTTATCATTTGACCGTTTCCACGATTACGAAAGAACAATGCAGTTAAACTACTTTGGTTCAATTCGTTTAATCATGGGCTTCTCACCAAGCATGTTAGACCGTAAGCAAGGTCATGTTATCAACATTTCTTCAATTGGTGTGTTAACTAATGCACCGCGTTTCTCTGCTTATGTTGCATCGAAAGCAGCACTTGATGCATTTACACGTTGTGCAGCGTCAGAGTTCTCTGACCGTAACGTAAACATGACGACAATTAACATGCCGTTAGTACGTACACCAATGATTGGTCCAACAAAAGTATATGACAATGTACCGACGTTAGCGCCATCGGAAGCAGCTGACTTAATTGCTCAAGCGATTATCCGTAAGCCAAAACGTATCGCAACGAAAGTTGGTATTATGTCTGAAGTGCTTTACTCACTCTTCCCTAAAGTAAGTGAAATCATCATGAACACGGGCTACCGTATGTTTAATGATTCAGCAGCTGCTAAAGGTAAGATAGAAGACAAGGAAGAACCAACACAAGCGAGTACTGAGCAAGTTGCATTTGCAGCTATCATGCGCGGTGTGCATTGGTAA
- a CDS encoding GspH/FimT family pseudopilin — protein sequence MKKNVGFTLIELMITIAIFAILLGIGIPSYQNTVQQNRIDDASALINSALSHARNAAIAHNRPLYMTASNNTLTLATNTVGAVEIINKVTIDPASDSYLSFSDPAKAIVFRANGTIKAGNTINYTPGDDGISMIVSTDGSTTMKSASSTGY from the coding sequence ATGAAAAAAAATGTAGGTTTTACTCTCATCGAATTGATGATCACCATCGCTATCTTCGCCATACTCCTCGGCATTGGTATTCCTAGCTATCAAAACACCGTACAGCAAAATCGTATCGATGATGCGAGTGCATTGATTAATAGCGCTCTGAGCCATGCTAGAAATGCGGCTATTGCACATAATCGACCTTTGTATATGACTGCATCTAATAACACGCTGACCTTGGCTACAAACACTGTAGGTGCAGTTGAGATTATCAATAAAGTAACGATTGACCCTGCAAGTGATTCATATTTATCATTTAGCGATCCTGCTAAGGCAATTGTTTTTCGCGCCAACGGCACTATTAAAGCGGGAAACACGATTAACTATACTCCCGGTGATGACGGGATTAGTATGATAGTAAGTACTGATGGTAGTACAACCATGAAGAGTGCAAGTAGTACAGGTTATTAA
- the nrdG gene encoding anaerobic ribonucleoside-triphosphate reductase-activating protein has product MHYSQYYPLDVINGPGTRVTLFVSGCEHQCKGCYNQSTWSPSNGSLFTQEVEDKIISDLNDTRIRRRGLSLSGGDPLFPANLDSMLKLVKRVKKECVGKNIWLWTGYTVEQLTPQQKRVIQYIDCLVDGKFEKQHADPALAFRGSRNQRILTIKKSDNPNEFEFAIN; this is encoded by the coding sequence ATGCACTATTCTCAATATTACCCCCTCGATGTTATCAATGGCCCAGGTACCCGAGTAACACTGTTTGTCAGTGGCTGCGAACATCAATGCAAAGGTTGCTACAACCAGTCTACATGGTCTCCAAGCAATGGTTCACTCTTTACTCAAGAAGTAGAAGATAAGATAATTAGTGACTTAAATGATACTCGCATACGTCGCAGAGGACTCAGCCTCAGTGGGGGAGACCCTCTCTTTCCTGCAAACTTAGATAGTATGTTAAAACTAGTAAAAAGAGTTAAAAAAGAGTGTGTTGGAAAAAACATTTGGCTATGGACAGGTTACACGGTAGAGCAATTAACACCGCAACAAAAACGCGTTATCCAATATATAGACTGCCTTGTAGATGGTAAATTTGAAAAGCAGCACGCCGACCCAGCCTTAGCATTCCGCGGCAGTCGCAATCAGCGCATCCTCACCATCAAAAAAAGTGATAATCCAAACGAATTTGAGTTCGCTATTAACTAA
- the fadI gene encoding acetyl-CoA C-acyltransferase FadI, translating to MAKVQSLTTRNGDRIAVVTGLRTPFAKQATAYHGVPALDLGKMVVNEMLTRNDIDPKIVQQVVFGQVVQMPEAPNIAREIVLGTGMDISTDAYSVSRACATSFQAISNVTESIMAGSIDCGVAGGADSSSVVPIGVSKKLAHQLINLSKAKTTSDKLKIARKLSLKDLLPVAPAVSEYSTGITMGQTAEQMAKSYSITRQAQDEFAHRSHSLAAKAWEEGKLKDEVMTAYPEPMKSFISEDNNIRKNSTVEGYAKLRPAFDRKHGTVTAATSTPLTDGASAVLLMSEGRAKELGLEVLGYIRSYAYAAVPADVDGLIGPSYAIPEALDRAGIKFDDLALFDMHEAFAAQTLANLKCLESDTFAQEKLGRPERVANIDESKFNVLGGSLAYGHPFAATGARMITQTLHELKRRGGGLGLTAACAAGGLGVAMIVESA from the coding sequence ATGGCTAAAGTACAAAGCCTAACCACCCGCAACGGCGATCGTATCGCGGTGGTCACTGGATTGCGTACCCCGTTTGCTAAACAAGCAACAGCGTATCATGGGGTTCCAGCATTAGATTTAGGCAAAATGGTTGTTAATGAGATGCTTACTCGTAACGACATTGATCCTAAGATTGTTCAGCAAGTTGTATTTGGACAAGTAGTTCAAATGCCAGAAGCGCCAAACATCGCGCGTGAAATCGTATTAGGCACTGGCATGGACATAAGTACCGATGCATACAGTGTGTCGCGTGCATGTGCGACGAGTTTCCAAGCTATTTCAAATGTGACCGAGTCTATTATGGCTGGTTCGATTGATTGTGGTGTTGCTGGTGGTGCAGATTCATCTTCAGTTGTGCCAATTGGTGTATCTAAAAAATTAGCTCATCAGTTAATTAACTTGAGTAAAGCGAAGACGACGAGTGATAAATTAAAAATTGCCCGTAAGCTAAGCTTGAAAGATTTACTACCTGTCGCTCCGGCTGTTTCAGAATACAGTACTGGTATCACGATGGGACAAACTGCAGAGCAAATGGCTAAGTCTTATAGCATTACGCGTCAAGCGCAAGATGAATTTGCTCACCGTTCTCATTCTCTTGCAGCTAAAGCATGGGAAGAAGGTAAGTTAAAAGATGAAGTAATGACAGCTTATCCAGAGCCAATGAAGTCATTTATTTCTGAAGATAACAACATTCGTAAAAACTCGACAGTTGAAGGTTACGCTAAATTGCGTCCTGCATTTGACCGTAAACACGGTACTGTTACTGCAGCAACAAGTACCCCACTAACAGATGGCGCTTCTGCGGTATTATTAATGAGTGAAGGTCGTGCGAAAGAACTAGGTCTAGAAGTACTTGGTTATATTCGCAGTTATGCTTACGCTGCAGTACCTGCTGATGTTGATGGTCTAATCGGCCCATCATATGCGATACCAGAAGCGTTAGATCGTGCAGGTATTAAATTTGACGACTTAGCGTTATTTGATATGCATGAAGCATTTGCTGCACAGACATTAGCAAACCTAAAATGTCTAGAGTCAGACACGTTTGCACAGGAAAAACTAGGTCGTCCAGAACGCGTTGCTAACATCGACGAAAGTAAGTTCAACGTACTTGGTGGTTCACTTGCATATGGTCATCCATTTGCAGCGACTGGCGCACGTATGATCACGCAAACATTGCATGAATTGAAACGTCGTGGTGGTGGTCTAGGGTTAACGGCTGCATGTGCTGCTGGTGGTCTAGGTGTAGCAATGATTGTGGAGAGTGCGTAA